The genomic region TGGCGAACAGCATCCACGAGCACAGGAAGGCCGACGTGAAGATCAGGAGCGAGTGCTGCCACTTCAGGTCCACCATGGTGGTGAACACGTCCTGCAGGAAGCGACCCTGACCCGACAGCACATCGGCACATCATCGCTTCCAAACTTCGCTTCTTTATTAACCACACAGCAACACGCCACAATGACGCGTCCTTCCACTTgagatgcacacacacacacatatacatccatacacatatacacgtaTGGATCCACGAATCCAAATGGGATTTTCCACGACAAACAAACGCCAAAGTGCGCTGACCTGCTCCCGGATGTTCTTGTGGGCCACGTTGCACGAGCCCGTCTTGGTGATGAAGCGCGCCCGCTGACACCGGGAGCGCTTCCGGTTGGGTTGATTGCGCTCCTCCGCCAGCCGGGTCAGCAGGAAGCCGTCGGGCACCAAACCCTTCCTGGCCAGCATCCTGGCACGCTAAACAATGTATTGATTAGCATTGTGCGTTCAATAAAACGAACGAGTACTGAAAATGACCGCCAAAAAAATCATggatggcacctgttttttgttttgttttttttcctatcgaTAAGAGCAATGGACCGATCACGtcctttaaaatgttttgtaaaagaagaaaaagcgcGAGAAGATGAAGGTCAGGTCTCAATCAATACCTGGCGAGCTGTCGATCAATGAGGCGATTGTTCAAAGTGATGATGTATTTGAGCTCTCCATCGTTTTGCCGTCCTGATGTTTGGAGGACGACCGATGATTGGTCACGGTCACGTCAAGACATACTACTCCAACAGCACTGCCGCCGctctttcaaagtaaaacgttGAGTACATCTGGTCCTGCGGTTTCTGCCCTAACAGTCGACAAtaaatgcagtgtgaaaatGTAAAACCTCAACAGAAAGAAATTTTGAGCTGTTTATCAAAGGGTTTTGAAGAGAAGTGACGTTTATTTGGGTCTCTATTAACTTACTTTGAAAAGTGGGCCAGGTTTGTTCCGATTTACTTTTGCCGCAAGCTTCGGCTTCTCCAAGAAAAGGCCAAAGGACCGTGAACGCAGCACAAGATGGTTGACAGACCGAGCCGCCATCTTGAAGCGGGAGTCCCCGGCCCCCAAAAGATGAATGTTCGTCAACATACAATttggtgtgtgtatatatatatatatatatatatatatatgtatacggACCCCATTTAATGTGTATTTGGGCCAGGTAAACGTGATCGATTTGGGGTGTAAATAAATATGTCACATCGTAAGAGATGGCGAGGAACGATTCAGCTAGCGCGCCAATGCAGTAACGATGGCTGACCATTGGGCGGCGGTAATGCACCGCTCGAGTTTGCGAAGCGCGGTTCAACGCCGAACGAAGGAGGAGAACTTGCGTCCAACGTTGACTTTCTCTGGCTtcaagcttctttttttctttttttctcttctatCACCGGCGTTCAAGTCGTCACGTCAAGCGACTTTGACTATGTCGGCCGACTCGGTGAAACTGTCCAAAAATCTTCTGCGCATGAAGGTACGTCACGCCGACGGTtggctagccagctagctagctagctagctagctagctgctacaaCAGGACGCAATGGAGCACGCGTAAACTTTCCGATTCTTGCGTGTTGTTTGTTGATCAGTTCATGCAGAGAGGTTTGGACGCCGAGACGAAGAAGCAACTGCGAGAAGACGAGAAGAGGATTATCAGTGACGAGCACTGGTACCTGGACCTGCCCAAGCAAAGCacgcgaaagtaaacaacacgCACGCGCCCCATCACCAGTATCGTTCAATCGTCGTAATGACGAAGGGACATTTATGGACATGAACGTCGCCCCCTCATATATGGaagcaaaatacaaatataaaataaatacaattagtaatacatatcatttaaaaaaagaaccactttgaatataaaaaaaagtcaggaggaaataaaaagtaccaaatagaaaaaatacttgCGTTTCACCTTGGAAAGCTGTTGAAGGAAATGtggtgaaaaaacaaacaaaatatcaaaGCAGCCCAGTCGAGGTTGTGATTTGTGGCGCTTTTTCCTGCCAGGAACTTGCTGGTGGAGGAGAAAAGCGCCGTCCCGCTGGAGGGGCTTCTGTACGGCCGAATGTCCTTCCAAGGCTTCAACCCCGAAGTGGAGGTTGGTGAGCCGGCGGCCATGTTGGATGTGGCTCGGCGACAGCAAGTCCAACGGCTGTTCCGTTCCGTTCCGTCTTGTTGCGCTCGCAGAGGCTGATGGCGCTGATGAACCCTCGCCCGGCCGGGAAAGCGGCCGTCCACGCCGACGCCGACGCCGGCCGCATGCAGACGGACGTGACGGACGAGGAGATGGCGCTCAGGTGCGTTGACGGTCGATCCAACGATGCCTCACGCCGGATCGGCCGATGGCTCGCCAGCTGCCGCTTGTTTTGCAGGTACGAGAGTTTAGTGGGAAGCCTGAAGAAGAAGTTTGCCCGCAAGCGCGAGCCAAGCGCCGTCCGAGACCACCTCCATGAAAACGCGCTGGAGGAAAACGCCAAGAAGAAAATGTTCCGGAAGCCTTGCGATTGACGGGCACGTTTGTGCTTCCTTTTAAAGactcgtgttttttgttttttttataaaagcaaGACTTTGAAGGAGTTTGAACTTTGATTATTAGTGATATCGCAAGACGTTTTGATACTTTTATTGTTTGCCGACAAGGAAAAACATTTGTTCACAATGTcgtggagggggcggggctattAAACAGCAGGAAgcattttgtggcctttttgttTGGACAAAGCGGAATTTGTGCACGTGAGAAACACGACAGAGACGACGGACGACACGAAGCAAGCGTGGAATGTTAGCCGGCGAGTCAAGCAAAATTCTTCTTGAGGAAGTTGATGAGTCCGTTGGTGGAGGCGTCGTGAGACGAAACCGGGGCGGAGTCGCGCAGCTCCGGCTCGATCTTCTTGGCCAGCTGTTTTCCCAGCTCCACACTAGGGGGCGCACACAACAACAAGAGGCTCATTTAGCTAACTTGGTCCcagccactgacctgtatatatgactggataagaCCACGCacgccgttgaagtcacagggcggccatcttgctcctcccacctcacgAGCAGACTCGATTATATACGAATACGATGTACAGCTTACAGGCAGTTAGTAGAAGGTCAGAAGTGGGCGGTCACTATTTTGTAACacgtttcaaaaataaatatggtaCATAAAAAAAGTCACGTGTGCCGCTTTGAAgacaaaatgatgcagcacttaaaatcaccttgAAATAATTTCATTGCCATGACAGAATTGGACTCAGTGGATGAAAATcgtgtagtagacttggttgaGCAAtcgaaaccttccacgagctgtcttgactcgaTACCAtctgaaatctgttcagatggATTTGCAGCAAATAATTaactgctcacttcaatcaggtgcgCTTCGGAAATCtgtgaaagtagccgccgtcaagccccaaaaaaaaaaaaaaaaagaacgcaatgtctccctgctagcaaattatcgaccaatcgcaaaccttcccttcgtaaccaAAAGAGGTGAAAAgtagtttttaatcaactcagcaatttcttgagcttaaacggactttgggatcaattccagtcaggtttccgacctcatcacagttcAGAAACCGCTCCGATTAAAGTCGTGAACGATATACGATTGACAGGCAAGGTATCGGCGAGGTATCGGCGGtggtcttgttggacctcagtgcagcatttgacacgattgatgaTAATATATTGTTGGACAGGCTGGAAACGTGGGCGGGGTTCAATGGAACAGTCCTGAAATGGTTCCGGTCCTATTTTGTGACTATTGGACATTTTGAACGTGATGGAAAGGCcgtgacatgtggggtccctcaagggtcagtccttggacccttgttgttcagtctgtatatgtgttaactttgggtcaaatgcttcacaaCGCCGATGTTGACGATCAGTTGCGCAGATGACACAATTGTAATTATCAGTGACAGCAGTTCGATCAACGTATTGTGTCATCCTCGAGAGCAAATTCACAACTGGATGAAGCAAAATTTTCGTCagctaaagaaaacaaaacgagctcattgtttttgccaataaagaaaataagaaTTGCAGTTAAAAGACAGCTTGAGTGACTTTACAAACTCAAGACCAAGCTGGAAATCTTGAGGTACTAATCGACTCCGATCTTCAGCCATCAATTTCAATTCATCTTTTCGCAGCTGAAAACcacatccagactgaaggacttcatgcttcaagcagaccaagagaagatTTGATCACGTAACCGTCTTCAGActggactctcaaaaaaaaaccttctgtTGAGTAAAttgaaaacatgacaaatgttGCCGTTTCTAATAAGTCGCGTGTCAAATGTTCAATACTGGATGGGATGTCGACAAAGGTttgttgggaggagcaatatggccgcctcaaaAGTAGCCTATCGGCTA from Festucalex cinctus isolate MCC-2025b chromosome 3, RoL_Fcin_1.0, whole genome shotgun sequence harbors:
- the mphosph6 gene encoding M-phase phosphoprotein 6, which encodes MADHWAAVMHRSSLRSAVQRRTKEENLRPTLTFSGFKLLFFFFSLLSPAFKSSRQATLTMSADSVKLSKNLLRMKFMQRGLDAETKKQLREDEKRIISDEHWYLDLPKQSTRKNLLVEEKSAVPLEGLLYGRMSFQGFNPEVERLMALMNPRPAGKAAVHADADAGRMQTDVTDEEMALRYESLVGSLKKKFARKREPSAVRDHLHENALEENAKKKMFRKPCD